CCGCTTTTTCACTTCATCCGGATTGCACTGGCAACTGAGTTCAGAGAACCTGCGGTGCGGGTTACAAAAGAGTCCAACAACCAACTATTTTTTTCACTCAATTCTACTCCACCGCCTTGTCATTCTTTCAGTTGAAAATCATGACTGTAAGACACAAACAGATGACAATGCACCACCCAACATAAAGATTTCACCTGACGCGAACCAAGCAGGCAAAGAATTCATTAATGACATAAGATTGGCTACTTTGAGCCAGTGTACTTTTTCCGATTAGTAAGCTAAACACTTAAAGATTCCTAAATAAGTTACCGGGTCCCATTATGGTTCCCAAATCTTCAAGCTCAAAAAGTTATTAGGCTCGGTCCTCAATCAGGATAAACGATTGTTGATAAGCACATGAACTGACCCTAAAAGCAGCAAAGAGGAACAAGGCTTCAGCATTAAGAAGTGGGCTCAAATGTAGCCTGTTCATGCCAAACACCATTCAAGTTGGACTGCCAAAGCCTAATCATCCCATCACTTCCGGTAGTTGCCAAGGTCATTCCACTCATGTCCCATTCCATCTGCCACACCTGAtcataatgaaaattaaattcactattttaccattttttttcttttgaatcaaAATGAAATGTATTCCAAGTTTTCACATCATAATCTCTTGCAATCCAGGATAACATAACATAGAACCTTCAATCCTCTACGGGTACATAGTTATGTCAACAGTAATTTATAAACACTACATTCAAATTATGACTTTTTGCATCAAAAGAGAATTAAAAGTCAGAACAGATCCATGATGTTGGAATTGATACCTCGCCTCCATGGTCATCAAGAGATGCAACCTTCTCTACAGAGAGCCTTCCATCCAAATCAGGATTTAGTCCAACATGCCATATTAAAATCCCCTTTTGTGTGGAAACAGCTATCACCTCATATGGCCTATAAGAAAACTCTCAATGTTGACTCATAAATGAACCAAATCACATTCACATTTGCTGGCAACAAAAAGGCATCAGGGGCAGTAATATCTGAATCGATTTTTTATATGGAGCTCAAGcccttttttatatatagacaTACACAATAAAAGATACTCACCGGCCAATGTTTGGTGCCCAAGCGACAGCATAAACTGGATCACCTTTGTCCTCAGGTGAAGCCAACTCTGCTACTGGTAACCATCTATTATGAGCCTGATCAAATTCCCACACCTGATGAAATTTATCACGATTTAGCTTATCACTTTAGTCATTAGAAgtcatataaaataacaataaaactatgtgtacccactttgggtacacaaatgtatacacatttatatgtgtcatcatgtgattggatgattttgaattaaaaataaaacaataaccaatcatatgatgacacatatgagtgtgtatatatttatgtacccaaagtgggtacacatagtattgctcataaaaTAATGCAATAAAAGCAGAATCCAACATCAAGATACAACTTGACTTTTCTTCTTCAGAATGGCACCATCACTTAATATCACATCAGATTCCCTAGAACTTTAAGAAATGAAATATGTGCCTTGATCCCTAGAACTTTCCAGAGCTAACTGTTACCATGCCAAACCCTTAATATGGCCAGAAACAAAGAATTTAACAGTAAGACATACATAATCTAGCACACCTTGGAGGAATTGAGTTGTGGTGTTTTTGAGTTGAAACCCAGAACAAAGCTTGCTTCCTGGTGTACACCCTTAACCAGATTCCAAGAAATAGAAGCTGACAGGCAAGAAGCTCTAGCAAATGTAGCCAATGAATCAATAACATTTTGGAATTCGGCCTAGGAAagagaatagaaaaaaatgagaagaagaaacagattataaagaaataaacaataaaaataagataagcCAAGATAGACACAATATAATTTGCTTATGATTTGACtcaaaaacttgaaaaagtGGCTTAAAATATCATACCACAGCCATACTTCCCCAGACAATTTATGCATAGGAACAACATGTAAGCAGAAAAAGTAAGATTATCATCAATATCTCAATCGACActcatatgaattaaataaataaacaatctaAGTAGTGAACTTTTGGATTGAGATAGATATCAAATAGTTGAGCAACTCCAAAATATCataacacaaaaaagaaaaatgagctttgatatatcattaatgCACATGAAAAGGAAAACGAAATTGAGTCCAATATCTGAATGCCATACATGACAACAAGACCATTTAAGCAAAGCGATAGAACAGAGCAAGAAGAAAACTCATACTACAGCAGGAAAGATAACaagaatatcataaaataaaacaagaatttGCAATTTATGAATTTCCAGTTCACCATAAAGATAGAATCATCAGCATTTCAGTAAATTTTgaaatagtaaaatgatgaaGCAATATGAGCCAATGAGAATCACCTGTAATTGCCAATTTTTCAGTTCCAAAGGATCTAGGAGCTCATAGATTCTAACATGGCCATCTGAGTATGCAGCAACCTGtgaaattaaccaaaaaaaaaaaaaaaattgaaccatTTGCACCCAGATTTCTTTAGCAAAGAACATATAAACCTTAGCAATAAAATAAGATAACTCAAACCAACCATTTTTAAACTTGTGGAGGAGACCCCAAATTGAACATCTAACAGTTGAGTTGAATTGGTTTTAAAGCTCTTGCACAGCTTCCACTGAAGAGGCTGTGCGtctaaataatgaaaaaaaaaaaaatccaattaacACACCAACCCagtatgaaaattaaagaactatgaaaaaaaaaattgtgaataaAATACCTTCTACAGTCTCTTCCCATAACAACAAACTACCATCAGCACAAATGCAAGCAATCGCATCGCCATATTCAGGTGGAACCCAAACAACCTTCATAATGCCGCCTTGATGCAcctaatttcataaaataaagtagtctatttaaaaattaggtTCAAAAGTAAACGATGCGA
Above is a genomic segment from Mangifera indica cultivar Alphonso chromosome 3, CATAS_Mindica_2.1, whole genome shotgun sequence containing:
- the LOC123211687 gene encoding protein SEH1; its protein translation is MEKSIATLDKDTTCSSWNYCGQRLATGSVDGTLSVFDSRVPDSSSFSCSSRTKVHQGGIMKVVWVPPEYGDAIACICADGSLLLWEETVEDAQPLQWKLCKSFKTNSTQLLDVQFGVSSTSLKMVAAYSDGHVRIYELLDPLELKNWQLQAEFQNVIDSLATFARASCLSASISWNLVKGVHQEASFVLGFNSKTPQLNSSKVWEFDQAHNRWLPVAELASPEDKGDPVYAVAWAPNIGRPYEVIAVSTQKGILIWHVGLNPDLDGRLSVEKVASLDDHGGEVWQMEWDMSGMTLATTGSDGMIRLWQSNLNGVWHEQATFEPTS